GAGCGGACTTTCTTCGCCACCACCTCGGCCGCGTCCTCGCGCAGGTCGAGCACCGCAATGCGGGCCCCGGCCTGTCCCAACGCCTCGGCCATGCCGCTGCACAGGATTCCGCCGCCGCCGGTTATCGCAATCACCTTGCCCGACACATCGAACATCTTTGCCACGTAATCGTTAGCCATTCTTACCACATCCTTTCACATTCATTTGGATTCAAATCCCGCCGCACACAGGGTGCGACGGCTTTCAGTCACGGGAGGGAACTCCCAGGGTTTCCATATGACGGCCGATGTGGGAATCCAGCCGCTGGTAATAGTCTTCCTCATACTTGTGCAGCGCGGCGAAGAAACGGTCGCGGTAGAGGTAGGATCCATCCGCGCGCTTGCCGCTCAGAAGCGAGCCATAGGTGATATGCAGAAGCTGACGCGGATCGACCGCTTCCATCAAGGCCGGCAGCTCGGAATCCTTGAGGTCTTTCAGGTCCGGAATGGCGGCCAGGTTGGTGGTCACGTGGTAGCTGGCACGGTCCTTCTCGAAATTCGCCAGGGCCGCCGCGTGCATCTCGCGGTAGAGCGCGGGCTCGCGGCCCGCGATCACCCGCACCGCCTCGAGCCAGCTCGTGCCCGCGGTCTTGAGGTGGAAATAGCCGCCGGTGTGCTTGCCCACCACCGGGAAAATCGAAAACTTGTCGCTGCCCGAGTGCACGCTCACCTTGTAGCCGCCCAGGCTGCGGGCGATCAGGGCGTGGGCGGCGAACTGCTCCTCGAACTTGGCTTTGTCGCCGCGATAGTCGATGCCTTTCTGGAACTCTCCGGTGAACTTGGGGGCCAGGCTCTGCCATTTCACCCCGCGGGCGGCCAGCTCCACGGCCACGAACACGTGGTCCTGCACCGTGGTGTCGGTCT
The DNA window shown above is from bacterium and carries:
- a CDS encoding tagaturonate epimerase family protein, which translates into the protein LVYHKAVAHMALIYRELSAAAGNPLESFDFEVSVDETETDTTVQDHVFVAVELAARGVKWQSLAPKFTGEFQKGIDYRGDKAKFEEQFAAHALIARSLGGYKVSVHSGSDKFSIFPVVGKHTGGYFHLKTAGTSWLEAVRVIAGREPALYREMHAAALANFEKDRASYHVTTNLAAIPDLKDLKDSELPALMEAVDPRQLLHITYGSLLSGKRADGSYLYRDRFFAALHKYEEDYYQRLDSHIGRHMETLGVPSRD